The genome window ATTTTGAACAGATCTAAATTATAGCTTTTCGGAGTGGCTTACTGGATCTTTTCCCAAATCTCATGAATAGGCTTCCCATCGCTGCTTTTGCCACTATGGTCCCAGCGGCCGTTTTCAAGCTTGTGATCAAATGTCAGAGACGAGCCGACCCGATTGTTGTCTTTGGAGAAAAACTGGATTTTTTCAGTGTATTTACCATTCTTAACCGTATAAGTGCCTCCGCCTGTTGCGTAAAAGCCTTTCACACCCGGATCAATGGCGAACCATTGAAAACGGGTTGCCGACAACAATTTCAATGTTTTCCGTGTGCCCTCCTGATGAATTTTCACCAATGCACCCTGATCGCCTGCCTTCTCTGTAATGTGCCATGCGCCAGCCATCGGTGCAGATGTTGCATCATCCACGCGCATCCAAACCATGGCCTCTTCATATTTCAAAGTGAGGATATCGTCTTTTACAGTCACCGTAAAAACAATAGGAATGCCAATTTTCAGGGAATCCGCAGAATTGAACTCAGGTGTATAAGTCATCTGGTCGCCACTCATTGTGAACGGGCCGCCTTCTGTTCTTTCAAAGTATTTATTACCAATACTATAGGAAGCAATCGCGAGGTAATTATCAGCGACAATGAGCGTAGATGCGCTCCCCGTCGGTTCCTGGGACTTCCATGCGCCTTTCGGAACTTGCGGCAGGCGTTCCTGTGGCAGGCGCTCCTGGGCAAATCCGATGAGGGAAGCTAGAACAAATGTGGCTGTCAGTAAATGTTTCATGGGTTGTTTAGATTTTTGATATGCAATATACGTTATCAAAATTATGCCACCCGGCCCGGCGCCCGGCCCTACTTCAAAACCTCCCGCAAAACTTCCAGCGATTTGATTTCCCCCAATGCTTCCATATGTATTTTGAAGAAAAAGATAAGCTTTTCCAATATCATGATCCGTCGCTTCCGGTCTAATGGGACATTTGCGCCGTACGCACCGCTTACTAAACGCAATGTTGCATCTCGCTCGACGGCGTCGGGCATGTGTGGGAAATGGTTGTTTTTCAACTCACTTTCGAGATCTTCCACGGTTTCTATCCCAAATCCCAGAAATGAAGCAAACTGGATCAAAAACTGTATGTGGAAATTTTCAAATGTATTTTCGGCTTCGTCCAGAAACAGGACGGATTCCTCAATAAAATGGAAAAGCATGGGATTGCTTTCCTCCTCTTTCAATGTTTTGCCCAACATTTCTGTAACAAAAAGCGCCAGGCTTGATTTCACAACATCATAAGGCAGCGTCTGAAACGGCATGTAACATTTCATCTCCGAAATGCGATGCATGGTATCCTCCTTATTCTTATGATAAACCACCATATCCAGCAACGTCAGCGGCTGAAACAGGGCAATACGGTTGTTACGCGATTTACTGCTTCTGACCCCGTTCACTATATATGTCTGAATGCCAAAGCCTTCCGTATAAATCTTCGCAATGATGGAAGATTCGCGGTAACGGATATAACTCAGGGCGACACCTCGCGTTTTATGTAACATATAAATTAGCTGGCCTTTTGGTCAAAAATAGTTATCTTTCCATTAAAGAATTGCACACAAAAACCGGCTTGTAAAATTCGGAGAAATTTGAAGTTTTTTAAGCCAAAGGATTTGTACCTTTGCGACGCATAACGAACTATTTTAGATTATTAATTCGTTAAGTTATTATTCAGGGAATACAATTTGCATACAGCAAATAATAATATTTCTAACGCATAACTCTTCATATGAGCGACGCCATTAAGCATGAGTGCGGCATAGCACTTATCCGTCTTAGAAAGCCTTATCAATACTACATCGACAAGTACGAGACACCGCTATACGCAGTCCACAAGCTTTCGGTAATGATGGAAAAACAGGTAAACCGGGGACAGGATGGAGCCGGAGTAGCCAATATCAAGATAGATGTTCCGCCAGGGAAACGATACATCAGCAGATACAGATCCGTAGAGCCTCAACCACTTACGGATATTTTTTCCAAAATCCACAAGAAATTCCGTAAGGGTTTAAAGAATCATAGAGACCGCGCCAATGATGGCAAATGGTTGCAGGAAAACCTGGCTTTTACAGGCGAGGTTTGGCTGGGTCATTTGCGTTACGGAACGCACGGTTCCAATGAAGTTGAGAACTGCCACCCTATGCTGCGCCAGAGCAACTGGAGAAGCCGCAACCTGGTCATGGCGGGGAATTTCAACATGACTAATGTGGACGAGCTCTTTGGAAAACTTGTCTCACTCGGCCAGCATCCAAAAGAAAAAGTGGATACTGTGACGGTGATGGAGAAAATAGGACATTTCCTGGATGAAGAGAACCAAAGAGTGTTCGAACGCTTCAAAGGAATTTACGAAAATCCGACACTTTCAGACGTTATAGAAGAGAATATCGACCTGCCGCGTCTGCTTTACAGATCGTGCAGGGACTTTGACGGAGGTTATGCCATGTGCGGATTAACTGGCTATGGTGCTTCATTCGTGATCCGTGATCCAGCTGGAATTCGTCCTGCATTCTACTATGCAGATGATGAAGTGGTTGTCGTTGCCTCTGAAAAACAAGCGATTAAGGCTGCTTTTAATGTTGATTATAATCAGATTCAGGAAATCACGCCAGGCTCAGCATTGATCGTTGACAAAAATGGCGAGTACAATGAATTCCCGATCTTGCCACAGCTTGAAAAACGCTCTTGCAGCTTCGAAAGGATTTATTTCTCACGCGGAACTGATCCGGATATTTACAACGAGCGCAAGCAATTGGGCAAGCTGTTAATCCCGCAAATATTGAAAGAGGTCAATTACGACCTTGAAAATACAATCTTCTCTTACATCCCGAACACGGCTGAAACGGCGTTTTTGGGAATGATAGAAGGTTTGGAAGAATATCTTTCGAAAAAGCGCAAGCAGGCCATTATGGAAGGCATTCTTTTCGAAGCCGACCTGGAAAAACTGCTTTCTTTCAGACCCAGAATTGAAAAACTGGTAACTAAAGACGTAAAATCGCGGACGTTTATTACAGCGGACGCTTTGCGTGACGATATGGTTTCCAGCGTTTACGACACCACATTTGAAGTGGTTCGTAAGAATGTGGATACGGTTGTGATTATCGACGACTCCATTGTTCGCGGAACAACGCTTGAAAAGAGCATTCTGACAATGCTGGACCGGTTAAGTCCTAAGAAAATTGTTGTGGCATCATCCGCTCCGCAAATCCGTTTCCCGGATTGCTACGGAATAGATATGTCGAAAATGAAGGATTTCGTTGCTTTCAGGGCGGTGCTCAAATTGCTTGAAGAACGTGATCTGGAATATTTGCTGGAAGATACTTACATGCACAGTGTAACTTCTATCGCAACCAAAAATCCATATCATACCAACTTTGTGAAGGCACTTTACGAGCCTTTTACAGATCAGGAGATTTCAAACAAAATTGCTGAGATCATTCGTCCGAAAGATCTGAATGCTGAGCTTTCCGTTGTGTTCCAGACTGTTGAGAATTTACATAAGGCTTGTCCGCAACATTTGGGAGACTGGTATTTTACCGGAAATTATCCAACATTAGGCGGAAATAAAGTGGTTAACAAAGCATTTGCCAATTCGCATGAAGGAAAATTGGAAAGAGCTTATTAAGTATAAAAATATAGAAGTAGGAAGAGCCGCTGCACATTTGCAACGGCTCTTTTTTTGTATTTCAGCTATTTTTATAGAAATTGGAACCTCCGGAGAATGTATGATCCGAAATTTATTTAAACCTAAATCCTAATGATGCAATCTACTAAAATGACATTACTGAAAGCGTGCTCCCTACTTTTTGCCCTTTGCGTGCTTACAAATTTTGCAAACGCACAAACCACCACCGGCAGCCTTAACGACCTCAGTTTTCTGGAAGGACATTGGAAAGGCACTTACAACGGCGGCCCTATTGAAGCTGGCTGGACAGCTCCCGAGGGAAACAACATTATGGGTTACATTCGCATGATTAAGGATGATAAACCTGCTCTGTATGAAGTATTTGCATTCGAACCAGGCGAAAAAGGACCGATCGCACGCGTGAAACATTTCAAGCCAGGGCTCATTGCATTGGAGGAAAAAAACGTTTCGGACACTTACAATTTCATCGAAGCCAAAAAGAATCAGGCATTATTTGAGAA of Dyadobacter chenhuakuii contains these proteins:
- a CDS encoding amidophosphoribosyltransferase, encoding MSDAIKHECGIALIRLRKPYQYYIDKYETPLYAVHKLSVMMEKQVNRGQDGAGVANIKIDVPPGKRYISRYRSVEPQPLTDIFSKIHKKFRKGLKNHRDRANDGKWLQENLAFTGEVWLGHLRYGTHGSNEVENCHPMLRQSNWRSRNLVMAGNFNMTNVDELFGKLVSLGQHPKEKVDTVTVMEKIGHFLDEENQRVFERFKGIYENPTLSDVIEENIDLPRLLYRSCRDFDGGYAMCGLTGYGASFVIRDPAGIRPAFYYADDEVVVVASEKQAIKAAFNVDYNQIQEITPGSALIVDKNGEYNEFPILPQLEKRSCSFERIYFSRGTDPDIYNERKQLGKLLIPQILKEVNYDLENTIFSYIPNTAETAFLGMIEGLEEYLSKKRKQAIMEGILFEADLEKLLSFRPRIEKLVTKDVKSRTFITADALRDDMVSSVYDTTFEVVRKNVDTVVIIDDSIVRGTTLEKSILTMLDRLSPKKIVVASSAPQIRFPDCYGIDMSKMKDFVAFRAVLKLLEERDLEYLLEDTYMHSVTSIATKNPYHTNFVKALYEPFTDQEISNKIAEIIRPKDLNAELSVVFQTVENLHKACPQHLGDWYFTGNYPTLGGNKVVNKAFANSHEGKLERAY
- the recO gene encoding DNA repair protein RecO; this translates as MLHKTRGVALSYIRYRESSIIAKIYTEGFGIQTYIVNGVRSSKSRNNRIALFQPLTLLDMVVYHKNKEDTMHRISEMKCYMPFQTLPYDVVKSSLALFVTEMLGKTLKEEESNPMLFHFIEESVLFLDEAENTFENFHIQFLIQFASFLGFGIETVEDLESELKNNHFPHMPDAVERDATLRLVSGAYGANVPLDRKRRIMILEKLIFFFKIHMEALGEIKSLEVLREVLK
- a CDS encoding DUF6265 family protein, producing MMQSTKMTLLKACSLLFALCVLTNFANAQTTTGSLNDLSFLEGHWKGTYNGGPIEAGWTAPEGNNIMGYIRMIKDDKPALYEVFAFEPGEKGPIARVKHFKPGLIALEEKNVSDTYNFIEAKKNQALFEKDDVSVRIIYERRSQNQLVIQRGKMEDNKWVFMDLFVFTRVP